Within the Terriglobales bacterium genome, the region GTAATTCGTGAACTGCATGTCGATGCCGAAATCGCGCCCCTTCACCAGCGCGATGATCTCCTGCAACGCGTCGCGGTCCTTGCCGCTCACGCGCACCGTGTCGCCCTGGATCGAGGCCTGCACTTTCTTCTTCGAGTCCTTGATGAGCTTCACGATCTCGCGCGCCTTCTCGATCGGGATGCCTTGCTGCATGGTGATCTTCTGCTTCACCGTCGCGCCGGCGGCCGGCTCGATGGCGCCGTAGCTGAGCGCCTTGAGCGGCACGCCGCGCTTCACCAGCTTCTGCTGGAAGACGTCGTTCACGGCCTTGAGCTTGTAGTCGTCGACCGCGGCCAGGTGGATCGCGTCCTTGCCCTCGAGCTTGATGTCCGCCTTCGCGTCCTTGAGGTCGAAGCGCGTGTGGACCTCCTTGAGCGCGTTCTGGATCGCGTTCGCGACCTCCTGCAGGTCGACCTTGCTGACGATGTCGAAAGAGTTCTCTGCCATGGGAACAAGTAGTTTACACAACCAGATTCACCACGGAGGCACGGAGGCCACGGAGAGAACAAGAAACAAACCCTCCGTGTTCTCCGTGTCTCCGTGGTTGAACTAAAGGTTGAACAATCGCCGGAAAGTGCTTGTCGTGGCGGCGCCGACCTCCTCTAGGTCGATGCCGCGCAGTTGGGCGATGTAGCGCGCGGTCTCGGCCACGTAGGCCGGCTCGTTGCGCTGGCCTCGGTGCGGCGCCGGCGCCAGGTACGGGGAGTCGGTCTCGATCAACATGCGGTCGAGCGGCACCGTGCGCGCCGCCTGCTGGATGGCGCCCGACTTGGGGAATGTCACCACCCCGGCGAACGAAATGAAGAACCCGAGGTCGAGCGCGCGCTGCGCCTTCTCCGCGTCGCCGGTGAAGCAGTGGAAGATGCCGCCCAGCCCGGCTGGCTGCCAGTGCTCGCGCAGCAGGCGGAAGGCGTGCTCCCACGCATCGTCGCTGTTCTGCGCCGGCCGGATGTGCAGGATGATGGGCAGCTTGGCGGCGCGCGCGATCTCCATCTGCCGGATGAAGACCTGCTGCTGCGCCTCGGGCGGCGAGTGCTTGTAGAAGTAGTCCACCCCGATCTCGCCCACCGCGATGACCTTCTTCTCGCGGATGAGCCGCTCGATCTCGAGGTAGCTGGCGTCGCTTGCCAGCGCGGCCTCGTGCGGGTGGACGCCGGTCGAAGCGTAGAGCTCTTCGTACTGCTCGGCGAGCCGCGCCGCGCAGTCGAGCGTGCCCGGTCCGGTGCCGTTGCCGATGCACAGGATGTTCTCCACCCCGGCGGCCCGCGCCCGGTCGAGCACCTGGTCGAGGTCGCCCGCGTACTTGGGGCCGTCGAGATGGGCGTGGGAATCGACGAACATTGGGTGATTTGGTGATCGGGGGATCGGGTGGTAGGGCTCAAATTACGCGATTACCCGATTACTCGATCTATTTCAGCCGTGCTCCCACCGGCACGTCTTCCAGGAAGCTCGCCAGCACCGGCGTGCCTTCCTCGCCGAACGAAGCCGCGACGATCATGCCGTTCGATTCCAGCCCGCGCAGCTTCCGCGGCGCGAGGTTTACCACCAGCACGACCTTGCGCCCGATCAGCTTTTCCGGCTCGTACGCCTTCGCGATGCCCGCGACCACCTGGCGGACTTCCGTGCCGATGTCAACTTCCAGGCGCAGCAGCTTGTCCGCGCCCTTCACCTTCTCCGCGAACTTCACCTGGCCCACGCGCATCTCGACCTTCACAAAATCGTCGATGGAGATCTTCGCGTCCGGCGCTGCCGCGGCCGGCGCCGCCGGCCCCGGGCCGGTGGCCGCCTGCGTGGCGGGCTGTCCCGCTTGCGCGCCCGCGCCCGCAGGCTCGGGCGATCTCGTCTTCTTCTTGTCCTGCTCGCGCTCCGCGTCGGCTTCCTTGTGGGCCAGGCTCCGTTGCTCTTCCATCTTCTGCATCCTTTCTATGGCGCTCTTGTCGGCGCGCGGGAACACCGGTTCGATCTTGCCGAGCTTCACCCCGATCTTCAGCTCGCCCCACTTCAGCTTCGCGGGGTTCACCTTCCTGATGTCGCCCAGTCCGAGCTGCCGCCAGATCTTGGCCGTCGATTCCGGCAGCACCGGGTGGACGAGCGCGGTCACGATGCGCAGCGCCTCCGCCGCCGTATAGAGGATGGTGCCGAGGCGCGAGCGGCTCTGGTCATCCTGCTTCTCGCCCAGCGCCCACGGCTCGTTCTCGACCAGGTACTTGTTGACCGCGCCCACCAGCGACCACGCGCTCTCCAGCGCCTTCGAGAACTGGTAGTCGTCGAACTGCGCGCCGAAGTTGGCGATCACCTCGGTCGCCAGCTTGGCGATGGCGTCGTCGCCCGCGCTGCGCGCTGCCGCGGCCGAGGGATACGGCACCTCGTCGCGGAAGTACTTGTTGATCATCGTCAGCGTGCGGCTGGCGAGGTTCCCGAGGTCGTTCGCGAGGTCGGCGTTGTAGCGCGTGACGAGCGCGTCGAAGCTGAACGAGCCGTCCTGCCCGAAGACGATCTCGCGCAGCAGGAAGTAGCGCAGCGCATCCGCGCCCAGCACGTCGAGGATCGTCTCCGCCCGCACGATGTTGCCGCGCGACTTCGACATCTTGTTCTCCTCGAACAGCAGCCACCCGTGCGCCACGATGGACTTCGGCAGCGGCAGCCCCGCCGCCATCAGGAACGCCGGCCAGTACACGCAGTGGAAGCGCACGATCTCCTTGCCGATCATCTGCAGGTCGGCGGGCCAGTAGCGCTCGAACTTCTTGTCGTCCTTCGCTCCGTAGCCCAGCGCCGTGATGTAGTTCGAGAGCGCGTCCAGCCACACGTACATGATGTGCTTCGGGTCGTCGGGCACCGGCACGCCCCACGTGAAGGTGGAGCGCGAGACGGAGAGGTCGCGCAGCCCGGCGCGCACGAACGAGATCACCTCGTTCCGGCGCGTCTCCGGCCGGATGAACTCCGGATGCTCGTTGTAGTACTTCAGCAGCTTGTCTTCGAAGGCCGAGAGCTTGAAGTAGTAGTTCTCCTCGCTCACCGTCTCGGTGGGTCGGCCGCACTCGGGGCAGGGCGCGCCCGGCCCGACCGAATCCACGTACAGCTCGTCGTACACGCAGTATTGCCCGCTGTAGCTGCCCTTGTAGATGTACCCGTTCTTCTTCAGGACCTTCCACAGCGCCTGCGCGCCCTTCTTGTGTCGCTCTTC harbors:
- a CDS encoding YajQ family cyclic di-GMP-binding protein gives rise to the protein MAENSFDIVSKVDLQEVANAIQNALKEVHTRFDLKDAKADIKLEGKDAIHLAAVDDYKLKAVNDVFQQKLVKRGVPLKALSYGAIEPAAGATVKQKITMQQGIPIEKAREIVKLIKDSKKKVQASIQGDTVRVSGKDRDALQEIIALVKGRDFGIDMQFTNYRSN
- a CDS encoding TatD family hydrolase, with the protein product MFVDSHAHLDGPKYAGDLDQVLDRARAAGVENILCIGNGTGPGTLDCAARLAEQYEELYASTGVHPHEAALASDASYLEIERLIREKKVIAVGEIGVDYFYKHSPPEAQQQVFIRQMEIARAAKLPIILHIRPAQNSDDAWEHAFRLLREHWQPAGLGGIFHCFTGDAEKAQRALDLGFFISFAGVVTFPKSGAIQQAARTVPLDRMLIETDSPYLAPAPHRGQRNEPAYVAETARYIAQLRGIDLEEVGAATTSTFRRLFNL
- the metG gene encoding methionine--tRNA ligase, giving the protein MSDKPRFYLTTPIYYVNARPHIGHAYTTLACDAIARRQRMLGKDTFFLTGTDEHGIKIERSATAQGTKPQQLADDVAQSFRALWDRMGISYDDFIRTTEERHKKGAQALWKVLKKNGYIYKGSYSGQYCVYDELYVDSVGPGAPCPECGRPTETVSEENYYFKLSAFEDKLLKYYNEHPEFIRPETRRNEVISFVRAGLRDLSVSRSTFTWGVPVPDDPKHIMYVWLDALSNYITALGYGAKDDKKFERYWPADLQMIGKEIVRFHCVYWPAFLMAAGLPLPKSIVAHGWLLFEENKMSKSRGNIVRAETILDVLGADALRYFLLREIVFGQDGSFSFDALVTRYNADLANDLGNLASRTLTMINKYFRDEVPYPSAAAARSAGDDAIAKLATEVIANFGAQFDDYQFSKALESAWSLVGAVNKYLVENEPWALGEKQDDQSRSRLGTILYTAAEALRIVTALVHPVLPESTAKIWRQLGLGDIRKVNPAKLKWGELKIGVKLGKIEPVFPRADKSAIERMQKMEEQRSLAHKEADAEREQDKKKTRSPEPAGAGAQAGQPATQAATGPGPAAPAAAAPDAKISIDDFVKVEMRVGQVKFAEKVKGADKLLRLEVDIGTEVRQVVAGIAKAYEPEKLIGRKVVLVVNLAPRKLRGLESNGMIVAASFGEEGTPVLASFLEDVPVGARLK